In the genome of Streptomyces sp. V2I9, one region contains:
- a CDS encoding APC family permease — MAHDAHDPVRDEPDVGLKPNAIGFVDALVIGLNATSPAYSLAAVIGPIVALVGIYAPGVMFASFVPMLLIASAFYYLNKVDQDCGTTFSWVTRAMGPWAGWLGGWAITMTGVLVVGSLADVAVSFTLLAVGLDGWVENDVVRQSLTVLLIIVMTAVCVVGTELSAKVQNALILLQIAFLLVFVVVALYRVYAGTTGFDSVEPAAGWLDPFGAGGAALTGGLLLGVFIYWGWESAVNLTEETEDSASAPGKAGLWSTVVLLVTYLSVAFAVVAFAGTAFLAENAGEEEFVFAQLAGDVLGGWDWILLLAVATSALASTQTTIIPASRTTLSMARRQALPQHFGHISPRFRTPDVSTWWVAGVAIAWYVVVNQISTNALFDSLTALSLLIAFYYALTGVACAVYYRRHLTESVRNFLLIGLGPVAGAGLLTWLLVRSIIDMSDPANSYSGTSWFGLGPPLVIGIVISLAGVVLMVAWRLRDAVFWQERPGVADPDLVHGTITRSGGPGAAASGRGDSAEDPTGTGDSGTGDSGTGKGS; from the coding sequence GGCCCACGACGCCCACGACCCCGTGCGGGACGAACCCGATGTCGGCCTCAAGCCGAACGCGATCGGGTTCGTCGACGCCCTGGTGATCGGCCTCAACGCGACCTCCCCCGCGTACTCGCTGGCCGCCGTCATCGGCCCCATCGTCGCCCTGGTGGGGATCTACGCGCCGGGCGTCATGTTCGCCTCCTTCGTGCCGATGCTGCTGATCGCCTCCGCGTTCTACTACCTGAACAAGGTCGACCAGGACTGCGGTACGACGTTCTCCTGGGTGACGCGGGCGATGGGCCCCTGGGCGGGCTGGCTGGGCGGCTGGGCCATCACCATGACCGGCGTGCTGGTGGTGGGCTCGCTGGCCGACGTGGCGGTGAGCTTCACCCTGCTGGCGGTGGGCCTGGACGGCTGGGTCGAGAACGACGTCGTACGCCAGTCGCTCACCGTGCTGCTCATCATCGTGATGACCGCGGTGTGCGTCGTCGGCACCGAACTGTCGGCCAAGGTGCAGAACGCGCTGATCCTCCTCCAGATCGCGTTCCTGCTGGTCTTCGTCGTGGTGGCGCTCTACCGGGTGTACGCGGGCACGACCGGCTTCGACTCCGTCGAGCCGGCCGCCGGCTGGCTCGACCCGTTCGGCGCGGGCGGCGCCGCGCTGACCGGCGGGCTGCTGCTCGGGGTGTTCATCTACTGGGGCTGGGAGTCCGCGGTCAACCTCACCGAGGAGACGGAGGACTCGGCGAGCGCCCCCGGCAAGGCGGGCCTGTGGTCCACGGTGGTGCTCCTGGTGACCTACCTGTCGGTCGCCTTCGCGGTCGTGGCCTTCGCGGGTACGGCGTTCCTGGCCGAGAACGCGGGCGAGGAGGAGTTCGTCTTCGCCCAGCTCGCCGGGGACGTCCTGGGCGGCTGGGACTGGATCCTGCTGCTGGCGGTGGCCACCTCCGCGCTCGCCTCCACCCAGACCACGATCATCCCGGCGTCCCGGACCACCCTGTCGATGGCCCGCCGTCAGGCGCTGCCGCAGCACTTCGGGCACATCAGCCCCCGGTTCCGTACGCCGGACGTCAGTACGTGGTGGGTCGCCGGCGTCGCCATCGCCTGGTACGTGGTGGTCAACCAGATCTCCACGAACGCCCTCTTCGACTCGCTCACCGCGCTGTCCCTCCTGATCGCCTTCTACTACGCGCTCACCGGGGTGGCCTGCGCGGTCTACTACCGCCGCCACCTCACCGAGAGCGTGCGGAACTTCCTCCTCATCGGCCTCGGCCCGGTGGCCGGCGCCGGGCTGCTGACCTGGCTGCTGGTGCGTTCGATCATCGACATGTCCGATCCGGCCAACTCCTACAGCGGCACCTCCTGGTTCGGCCTCGGTCCGCCGCTCGTCATCGGCATCGTGATCTCCCTGGCCGGTGTGGTCCTGATGGTGGCGTGGCGGCTGCGGGACGCGGTGTTCTGGCAGGAGCGGCCGGGGGTGGCGGACCCCGACCTGGTACACGGGACGATCACGCGCTCCGGCGGCCCCGGTGCCGCCGCCTCCGGTCGGGGTGACTCCGCCGAGGACCCCACCGGTACAGGTGATTCCGGTACGGGTGATTCCGGTACGGGAAA